A segment of the Necator americanus strain Aroian chromosome IV, whole genome shotgun sequence genome:
AAATAACAGCaacattaaaggataaagtgaacAGCGTTGGTTGATGTGACCTGCGTGGATGAGGCAATGTGTCCAgacagtatttttatcctcacagacaagtctcgTACCATTTCATTCCAGCCCAAGGGAATAAcaggcttagttggcactagggcgtcTTCGAACCAACGATGGACCGTACGGctacagcggaacctcttgccgattGCGTTACACTGTAATATTGTAGTCGccatatttgaaaagaaaaatctattatctcaaaaaaagttagaagatAGTCAGGTTTGACGCTCCAACCAAATTTCGAACTCAGATTGTTATTTTACTTACCAGATAGCCGCTCAGCTGTCTCGGCGGAGTTTTGTGCCCCGTCGACAACTTTAGTGACCACCAATTTTGTCAATGAACATGGGATCTCTACTATCACCGCATCTTCAAGGccattccaaatttttttctctcaaaaattgaGTTCAGGATCTGCTAGCGAATTTGGAGCACACTGCTAATCATAGCTCCATATTTTTCCCGTTTTCATTGTGTTTTTAtcgaaagaagattttttcgtTAACATACAACAATTTCGTGATCTACCTGTGGGTGACGGAATCGTCGAGTCACCTAActgcgaagaaaaatttgtcttACAtgttattccttttttattatttttcccaCGACTAACGATCGCTAATCCTCAAAAtggaaattatgaaaatctCACCATTTTCATCTGTATGGGTGCGTTGCCATTACTTTTGTTGTGGATTATTGTTTATGGGAAATGCTCTTAAAGAATTTGTATGTGTAAGTTTATGTgtaataaacttttttcttgatttttactAAATTTAGAAAGTCATATGTTCACTCTCTTATGTCAGTTTTCATGGGACCATTAGAACTCCGTTTAGTTTACAATTTACAACAATTTGGACCATGATTATCATTCCTCCTCAAAAGGCCCCCCTCAGTTTTTACTCTGCTCTACTACTACTATCTGTGAGTCCAACTACTGTTTTCTTCTCCGTTgttttcagcgaaaaaaaggCCAAAGAGGCACAGACCAATGTTACTAGCCGTAATTTCGAGTcatcatttctggaaaaaaattatttattgattctgATATCCTATCTGACTACAGAATAGGTTGCTATTTGCATGAGCAGGGACGACAGGATCAATCTGCGTGAGATCAAAGACATTATCGATAGATGATTTCCGATCTCACGCAGTCTGATCCTATGATAATTCCTGCTTATGTAGGGAGCAACCTATTCTATAATTAGATAGGATCCgagaatcaataaataaaacggttttttttagaatactatgatttgaaagaatagaattcttttctgttctaaGAGTAGGATGCACAAGTGATACCTCTCTGATCCAGGCATCATTGTTGATAGATTCCTGAAGTCTCGTGCTTCCTCCTTGATCTGGAATCTTGTCGCACAAAGAATTTTTATGTACGATTGATTTTGTGTAGGAAGAAAACGTTCCAGACGTTTCCGCTGAGGCTCAGGCGATTAGCCCATGAGTCGAATTCAATGTTGAACAATTCCTGAAGCATTTATGGATTGAAACGAGACTTACAGGTAATTTACAGTTAAGCGATTACGATAAGAACTAGACAAAATAGTTACAATTTTCGTATTTCTCTCCCATCTCCTTGTAGTTGGAAGTAAATATTGTGTCTAGTTCTTATCGTAATCGCTTAACTGTAAATTACTTCTGTGTAACTTAACTTAGCTGttatctcaatttttttgcctGAATTTTCGTATGAGATTCTTATCCCGAGATTTTCAGATTTGTTTGAAGTGTAAGCTCAACTATCTTCCACGTGCTTTTGCGACCGAAACTTTTCGTTACAATAATCATAGTTACTTCCGCCACTCAAATGTTCACTACTTCCTATTCTGAGAAATACTAAGACTTGTATataacttaattttttcttacctcAAATAGATAAACtttgaaatgtaaaaatgcaTACTGGAACTATTTGAATCCTAGCAGATACCTCACTTCATTCGTgtcttactttctttttttaagcttGATTAttgaattctggaaaaaaaagctcaatcATTTTTCTTAATGTGAGTTTACggctatttttttgaatttcagctttctctttttcgtGCCATTTCCTGTTGTTTCCATGCTTCCTAAAATGTTCTCCACATATTACTTGTTTCCAATCTTTGTTTGTTATTCTGATTTTCTtacaatgtaaataaataaaaattcgcaTCGTACATAAATATGTATGAAACGAAATCGCCCCTACATCACTGAAATGTATGTAAAAACTTCCAGTGTTCTTTTCTAGTGACATTTTTTAGGACTTCCAACttctagaacttttttttaatatgttGGTACGTTAACCAGTGaagaagtggaaacacgaaaaTCTTGTCTAGGAAGAACTCGTAATGTGCCTCatcgttgaagaaaaaacatcgaTTTGAGGAATTTGTCAACGTTATTCCCTCTGTGAAGACGCTATGTTGTACGGCGCAAGCGCCGGATCATTTTTATGAGATCTGCCTGGAAGTCCGGGCGTCAACGGTCCGGAGTCGTTGGATTATCGAATCGGAAGGACTCGTGTTCAAAAAGAACGCCCCATCGACACAACTTGACCGTTACTTTATCggattttgtttctgttaataaggatgaaaaaaaaagaaaaattcgttaGCAGtgcttcttttgaaaaattgtgttaGTAGTTATGTTCAGGatgaaaatttcagattttacAACAGTAgaatttctctcaaaaacctAGAAAACCTATTTTTTATGGACGCGCCGTAAAATGAATGGCTGCAATAGTACTAGAGAGCGCTTGTGTAAAAACGTTGACTTAACTTGTGGCAGCACCCAGAATTTAGGAGCAGGATTATTTTTCAACATCAGAAGtcgtgaaaattttctccGATAAGGATCgtacaaaaaaattgatggagtTTCGAAAAGGAGCTGAAATACACCAGTAAAACaactatggaaaaaaaggatttttcaaaaaaatactgaaaaatttctatgaaaCAGAAGATGAAAAGTTCTCAATGAATTCCATAGGAGGCGTCGGTAGGAGGAGTATGAAAAAGTATGAAAGAGAATGGGTAAATATTcctgagaaattttccaagcTCGCTCTCCGCCACGCTGTTTGCTGCCAAGCGAATGGCCATGGACTATCACCTTGCTTCCGGGTGACAGCCTTATCAATGAACCTTCCGCTTGAAGCGACAATCGATAGACGTATAGAGGACCTATTGGAGCCATGTAGTCTTcggattcttattttttcaaagctgaTATTCATTATACTTAATccagtttgttttcttgtacGTTCCTATAgatatgttttcaaaaaaaatctacaattGTTTTAGTAATAGGTTGTCccataagtttttttcctaacgtttttggtattttctttTGCTCAACTACTGGGACTACTACTGTTTAAATCAGCAAAATAGTCAGCAGGTTGGTGTAATATCCTTCGTCTATCGATGTGATgaatttcttgatttctttgatCTAGGATTCAGGTtgttataaattaaaaaagataTTGAAGACGTGAATAAGAAGCGTGTGGGACAAATTAATGCTTGATGTTCCTCTTAATTTCTGGGCATgggtttttttgtgatttattgtttaattattattattattattattattattatttatttattggtgATTGAGGTGCTGGAAATTCGCTTGCTTCAAATTTGTCATGCTGCTGATCACGTATTAGCCTCTTTTAAGGAACTCTATCTTCGAGTAGTATGTTGCCTGCTCGTACACAGCTCCCAAATGCGATTCCTGAGGATTCCGAGGAGAGTGGCGACGATGAGTTGCCACCAATGCGAGCTCCGCCTACTCGTGCACTACGAAGGTTATCGGCTTCAATTCCAGTCAGGAAACATTCTCCGTTCATAACAGGACGAGCCAGTACTAGTGCTGAGAATGGATTGGACGAAGCAGAGTCGAGCTGGCGTGGTAAGGAACGTGAACAATCATTTCGGAGCATGGAGAAACACCTTGAACCTTTGGATGAAGAGAGTAATGTAGGTAATTTGTGaaatataagtataaatagaaatatttaagTAATACCAAAAGTgatatatttgtattcatattattatatatttatatttgctcAGCGATCAAAAATCTTAGTTTAGTATACATCGCTCTTTATgatacaactttttttggaaaattttctacaatttttctcaaagcaAATGATGCATTTTGCAAACTTTACAGTTTCTCTTTTGTGTTGTACTGATTTTTTCGCTGGAATCTGTTCAGCACATAAAAGCGTGAAATTCCCTCCTCTTATTCCGTCgatccataaaaaaaatataataaaaggaaaaggaagataaagaaataaaggcTAAATCTTTATTTCTAAGttgttttctaaaagaaaaacgttaaaGTTAAGAGAGTTATGTAGTAGAGATGTAGAGATGAGGCGGTGAGAAGAGCAGCAAGACAGTTTCAGATTGTTTTTGTCAACGGATTCCTCATAGTTCAAGAAATTAGATAGTAGTTATTTGAACAAGGTCAGGATTAACAGAAGTGATACGGTCAGATAAAAACAACTTCAAGGCATCATCCTACGAATCTGGAGCGGTAcgaatttccggtggagtattcgtatacgggattgtagattattgagagaaggctgattccgttcatttcatccaaatttccgtagaaaacggcccaaaAGGGGCGGCCTCGaccgttccggggcgctgatTCCtccagcgagttcgattggggcgcgccagccctgtgcacgcgcagcatcttccgggccgtttcttacggcaattaggaggaagtggacggaatcacccacctctccataatctacaatcccgtatacgaatactccacctaaaatccgcaccacttcacatttgtggagtgatgcctttaaaacacgTCGCGTTTGCGTAAATGGTCGAGCTCGAAGCGGATCAGTGAAGCTAGTGGTGAGACCCTCCCTAGTCCTACTCATCTCTACAGTTCAAGTCGCTCGCCATCGCCAGATTAACCGCCCCACCTTGAGCatggccgcttgcgcaactgcaccgaacttcagcTTATTTCGACGCGACTAtaatttgttgaagaaaaaaatggctttGTTAATATAGGGtttcaaacaaaaccaaaatatGTCTAGGAAAGTGGTGACCGAAAACGTGGTGACGTGGTGAGTGGTGACCTAACCTCCTACCTATCAATTTGCTCTCAAATAAACTCGTATTTGTCATTGTAGGTGTCTCCAACACGTTCACGCACAACATCTAATTCAACACATGAATTTTCGTCACCGAAGCTGCCGGATACTGTAGTAGCGAATATGATCAAGTTGTGTAAGTCATTTTTGGCTTAGGAAATCCCAATAGTTGAACTCTGCGTCAAAAACAACGTCTGAAATAATCGAATGCAGAGTGGTTAGATGGTGTAAGAAGGTGAGAGGTGCATTATGACATAAAATTAtgattattaaaattattatgtgTAAAACTAGAGGGGAGTTTGAtgaatacaaagaaaataaagtttcGTACATCAACGATTctgagaaattgaaattgagggtttgcagtttttgttttgtttttcgtttcgtttctttttttttgtttttgttttgtttttcttttctgttttttttggaatgtctGGCTCTTGTTAACTAAACGATCTATTGCTAAACTCTCAATATACGATACAATACAGTGCAGTACCGAAACATCTTTCATATATATTATTCCTCTATTTGTgctttttctccttatttgAATTCTTCCTCCTACCTACCTCATCGTTTCTCTTCTATGATACTTTGCGCCAGCTTAATAAGGAAATTATTCGCAcaggatttgaaaattttcactggCCATGATTTTTTCGTTACGGAAGACACCCAAGAACAACAATTCATATCTTTGAAAATTGTAAGCAAGAAGAGGATTTGGGAAATACTTACGCTACCGCTTTTATTTAAATGCAGAGTGGttcaaaaacattgaaaaaaggctttgaataaaaaatatttactcactaatttattataatatagaATGTGAAcagaaagcaatttttttacaGCTGTCTTAAGCGAGGGGCGTTCAAGATTCGGCGTTGTGTCGAAGTTTATCAATAAGGCGACTATGGCTAACTATGCGGTAGTGGAATGGAAAATCTCGGCTATggatgaaaaagtgaaattaccAATTTGTCAATCATTTCATACACAttatctcttttcttcttataaGAAATTGAGCGgaatcatcaaaaatttgcaaaattctttATATTTTCAGAGTCGTAAGGAAGTAATATCTCAACTTGAATTTTATTCTACCCTTAGACATCGTCGTATAGGAAGGTACTGTTTTGAATCCGTAGCAAAATTGGTTGggaaaagttattttttaagCCTCTATGGATATCACGTGAATGATGAGCGCCTGTTAATTTTTCGTACATTTTTACCGACTGGAGCTGTTGCAGATCAGCTGAAAGTCGGTCCACTTCCCGAATCCGTTGCTGAAAGGTTTGAGTGTTTAGGTCATTTTACTTCGTTCTGTTATCTTCATTCGGAATATGCTATCGAAAATATATTGTGCTAGGTATTTTCGGCAACTTCTTGAAGCACTCGAGTTTCTTCACGACAGGAACGTCATACATGGTGACATAAAAAGTGAGCTTGCAggctttttcaattttttcttaaaaaatagaCGTGAATTCGCAACATTTGAAATTGATTTGGAAGTAAAATTACAAAGTATATCACAATGTAATTGGACCTACTGCACTCAATAGGTAAATATTTATGGTAATATTTATCATTGAGGTTCTTCACCGCTAAGGGTAGGCTTATAATTTCTCGGAATATATGAGTCAGTGGTCTTTACAAGTCTACCGTAATCCCAATAATGATTAAAAACGACTAATCATCATCCCAACGGATTTTTCTCAGGAGAATTTTCTTACTTCTATAATACAACATATAATTTCGCGTATTTTCACTATTATTTGTCTCCgtcgttttattattatttttttgtcattaatATTATCACTATTGGTGTTTTAAGTCCTAAATATCTCACTAAAATGGCTGGATCTAAAATCTTAAGGCTCGGAACCACTTCCAGAAGTCTTATCTGTAGGAGcgatatttttaatttttagagaTTTTCAGCATCGAATCTTCTAGTCACATTGTCCGGTGACATTCAAGTGACAGACATCTCCCTACCTCGTGAGTTCttcgctgatttttttctgttttttttttaatttcaatgatTAGCATAGGCAGCATCACAACATCCTTACTGACGTACATATTCCTATTAATTAATGCCTATTAATGACTTTTGCTgtcaaaattattgattagtcaccaaaaaaatctagatttttttgtttgaattttttgtgaaTAGGATGATATAGCGTGTGTGCTAGCTGTCGGCTGACACGGACGAGCAGATCCAGAATCTTGTGTAAACGAGAATTTTCTCTCACCGCATTGGAAAATTTGTCCTAGAAGGATTGCTATACAGGAAACCGTAATTCCaatcttttttaatttattaaatcccaactttttgttttgtagacgCTCCGAAACCAGATAAACATAAGCGACGAACACTCCTTCATTGTGCACCAGAAATGTTCGAGACCAGGGATTCATGGGATAATATCACGGCTGCAGCTGACATATGGTATCTTtgaatttattcgttttttatgTTGACAAAATTGGCCTTATTAGGCATCCACCTTACGATAATTATTTAAGGGCTGCTGGTTGCGTGTTAGTGACAATGGTTACACGTTACGCTCCATTTCAAGATCtctttttgtcattttccaCGCAAGATTTGCATGAGGTACCTAAGACCACAGATTTACAATCTTACCaacgttttctttattttattaaatatttaatgTGGAGTATGTGATAAACGTATTTGATCTGCTAAACAATATAGATTAATTTTATAGAAACTTCTTGAATGCAATCGTAAAGGATCGCCGAGTCGCCTTAGTTATACCAGTCGTACATTGATTCCAACATCCAGCAAAGAGTTGGCTGATATGGTTGATGCGACTTTTGTGTGGGACCCGGAAAATAGACCCAAAGCCGCACAGGTGCAGTTCTTCCTGTTACAAATGTAGTGTATttgaaaataacgaaaaataacGTTAAAGAACAATAAGCTACTTGTTTTCTTGCAGTtggaagcaatttttttagtgcgaatttgaatattttcttcataattttcttgcTTGACTGAATAATTCCAAACGATTCCAGCTCTTGGAACGATTCTTTCCCAGTGGCAAATCTCGGAAAACGTCACGAATGTCACAGTCGTCATCAGGCGTTCGAAAATCCATTAAGAGAGGAACAGCTGAACATCAGGATCTATACAACGATGGCCCGTGAGTAATTACTCAAATCAGTCCCTGAATTAAATTTTCTGTCGATACTGTTCCCAGAACCGTGCTTCCCACAGATGATGCTCAAAAGACTCTGCTCGAGCGTTTGTACAAGTCAGCTGAGCGTCAAGCGGATGTCGAAGAGGTACACAACGTATATTGGTATAGAATTTTTAATGTTACAAAAAAACTAGGTTCAGAAACCGTTgcttttttgcatgaaatggTTTGGCTCAAGGATTCTTATCTTCCTGCTATTACTTCTCAAATGGGTCGCAATGGTACTTCTGGCTGCGTTATCGCTTGGATTTGTCACTGGATCGGTTTTTCTAGCAGTTTATGTGATATATAGCGGCATTGGTGTTGTTTGCCAATGTCAACTCAACGAAGgtttgttttcgaaatttttttgattactttatattttatcactttattgaaaaagataaactctttggcgtatcaatccacttgggatgcgtcaacgcgttcTACCGCAATTCATGATCGTTGGggtttggaacgcgtgttcgCTTATACAATGATTCGCCTGTCGTGACTCGCCTATCACTCCTCTCGATCAAGGTTGGCCGGAAACATTTCTtgaaggcgtcaccccacgaatctggggtggtgcgctTTCACGTGGGAGTCGTAGATtaggggaggagggtgattccgtccacttatTCCTAATTCCTGAAACGTCCTGGAAGAtgctgcttcgagcgttcctgggccctattttctgcaacaatttcctattttcgattggagcgcgccagccttgtgcacgcacctcAACTTTTAAGCCGTTGAGccgcaattaagaagaaatggacggaatcaccctcctctccataatctatgaccccgaaatggaataatccacctgaaacccgcactacCCCatattcgtgaggtgatgccttaaagCGACAGCAAATGCACTCGCTCTTACGAACGAGCTAGCACATGCGAAGTCCGCCCCACTAGAGGCTACGCAATATGAAGGCGCCAACCCTCTGTCTATCGTATTTACTTCGTAATACTACAGTTGTCTTGATCCTTCGGCTCATTACATCCCTTTTCGTATTCGCCTCGTGTGCATGCAGTGGTATCGCGTTTTGTATCGCACATATGTTTTGATGTAATGCGCACGTGCAGTGCATGTGCTGAGAAAGCGCAATAGTATGGGAAAAAGGTtgaattgaaacaaaaagtaatagtaatacGCTATCGCTGTAATGTCTTGGTGGCACGCCGCCGGAGTTAGATGGGATGACCCAAATATAATACTCCGAGTAGTTCTAAATGAGTTCTTATCCCTATCAAGATACTGTAGTGTGCCTTAATAGAGAAGACAATAAACATCCAGTGTAACATTCCCGAGGCATGAGCGGATTCATAAAATACAGCCGGGCTTCCTTCAGAGACGGAAAACATCTAAGttttttaggaaaataatTGGAGCAAACACACTGAGC
Coding sequences within it:
- a CDS encoding hypothetical protein (NECATOR_CHRIV.G17048.T2), with protein sequence MLPARTQLPNAIPEDSEESGDDELPPMRAPPTRALRRLSASIPVRKHSPFITGRASTSAENGLDEAESSWRGKEREQSFRSMEKHLEPLDEESNESGDRKRGDVVSPTRSRTTSNSTHEFSSPKLPDTVVANMIKLSVLSEGRSRFGVVSKFINKATMANYAVVEWKISAMDEKSRKEVISQLEFYSTLRHRRIGSLYGYHVNDERLLIFRTFLPTGAVADQLKVGPLPESVAERYFRQLLEALEFLHDRNVIHGDIKTSNLLVTLSGDIQVTDISLPHAPKPDKHKRRTLLHCAPEMFETRDSWDNITAAADIWAAGCVLVTMVTRYAPFQDLFLSFSTQDLHEKLLECNRKGSPSRLSYTSRTLIPTSSKELADMVDATFVWDPENRPKAAQLLERFFPSGKSRKTSRMSQSSSGVRKSIKRGTAEHQDLYNDGPTVLPTDDAQKTLLERLYKSAERQADVEEKPLLFCMKWFGSRILIFLLLLLKWVAMVLLAALSLGFVTGSVFLAVYVIYSGIGVVCQCQLNEGFIVLIALILLPIIILLTTLCVNNSCEKYKQAQEDGSLEKCRYVYPRPEDDIILCGIIVVDGKKEERKFSVRRKLAGVENDPTAAANLPKGAFVRGVAGIA
- a CDS encoding hypothetical protein (NECATOR_CHRIV.G17048.T1), encoding MLPARTQLPNAIPEDSEESGDDELPPMRAPPTRALRRLSASIPVRKHSPFITGRASTSAENGLDEAESSWRGKEREQSFRSMEKHLEPLDEESNVSPTRSRTTSNSTHEFSSPKLPDTVVANMIKLSVLSEGRSRFGVVSKFINKATMANYAVVEWKISAMDEKSRKEVISQLEFYSTLRHRRIGSLYGYHVNDERLLIFRTFLPTGAVADQLKVGPLPESVAERYFRQLLEALEFLHDRNVIHGDIKTSNLLVTLSGDIQVTDISLPHAPKPDKHKRRTLLHCAPEMFETRDSWDNITAAADIWAAGCVLVTMVTRYAPFQDLFLSFSTQDLHEKLLECNRKGSPSRLSYTSRTLIPTSSKELADMVDATFVWDPENRPKAAQLLERFFPSGKSRKTSRMSQSSSGVRKSIKRGTAEHQDLYNDGPTVLPTDDAQKTLLERLYKSAERQADVEEKPLLFCMKWFGSRILIFLLLLLKWVAMVLLAALSLGFVTGSVFLAVYVIYSGIGVVCQCQLNEGFIVLIALILLPIIILLTTLCVNNSCEKYKQAQEDGSLEKCRYVYPRPEDDIILCGIIVVDGKKEERKFSVRRKLAGVENDPTAAANLPKGAFVRGVAGIA